A window from Bacillaceae bacterium S4-13-56 encodes these proteins:
- a CDS encoding polymer-forming cytoskeletal protein: MLSKKKIQVDSVDTVIGADTILEGTIRTKTSLRVEGEIHGEIYCDGDITVGKDGRMDHQISARNITLAGTIEGNVDVQEKLHILSSGKLIGKVTMKSLMIEDGATFDGESKMKTGEEKDLAKQEAAASKEEQSKGKNNKELGKP, translated from the coding sequence ATGCTAAGTAAAAAAAAGATCCAAGTTGATTCAGTTGATACAGTCATTGGTGCAGATACAATTTTAGAAGGTACCATTCGAACAAAAACAAGCCTTCGTGTGGAAGGTGAGATTCATGGAGAAATATATTGTGACGGAGATATTACAGTAGGAAAAGACGGTAGGATGGACCATCAGATATCAGCTCGAAACATTACACTTGCAGGTACTATAGAAGGTAATGTTGATGTACAAGAAAAACTACATATCCTTTCTTCTGGGAAATTAATAGGAAAAGTTACTATGAAGTCTCTCATGATTGAGGATGGTGCAACCTTCGACGGTGAAAGCAAAATGAAAACCGGCGAAGAGAAAGATTTGGCTAAACAAGAAGCAGCCGCTTCAAAAGAAGAACAATCTAAAGGAAAAAATAATAAAGAGTTAGGAAAACCCTGA
- a CDS encoding DUF423 domain-containing protein codes for MKTILLLAAINGFLAVALGAFGAHGLEGKLTEKALKTWEKAVDYQMFHTAGLLGVGLLMMKVQAASLSTAGWFFFIGIILFSGSLYIYSTSQIKIFAMITPLGGVAFLIGWVLFGYSLLKFL; via the coding sequence ATGAAAACAATTTTATTACTAGCAGCTATTAATGGCTTTTTGGCGGTCGCACTTGGAGCATTTGGAGCTCACGGGCTCGAAGGGAAATTGACGGAGAAGGCTTTAAAAACCTGGGAGAAGGCCGTGGATTATCAAATGTTTCACACTGCGGGACTTTTAGGGGTCGGTTTGCTGATGATGAAAGTTCAAGCCGCAAGTTTAAGTACTGCTGGATGGTTTTTCTTTATCGGTATTATTCTTTTCTCAGGAAGTTTATATATTTACAGCACGAGTCAAATCAAAATTTTTGCAATGATTACACCACTTGGCGGCGTCGCTTTCCTTATTGGATGGGTTCTATTTGGGTACTCTCTTTTAAAGTTTCTTTAG
- a CDS encoding DUF5327 family protein — MPGVTYQQILTKMKKELDQALAHADQKDKVLKHVRFIKVMTELITDSEEDRDNVNPKYPSVADVTENLDDDYEVEHDKANGDSIFDF, encoded by the coding sequence TTGCCAGGAGTAACTTACCAACAAATTCTAACAAAAATGAAAAAAGAGCTTGATCAAGCTCTTGCTCATGCAGATCAAAAAGATAAAGTCTTGAAACACGTTCGTTTTATAAAAGTAATGACAGAGCTTATTACAGATAGTGAAGAAGATAGAGATAATGTCAATCCTAAGTATCCATCTGTAGCTGATGTTACAGAAAATCTTGATGATGATTATGAAGTAGAGCATGATAAGGCAAATGGAGATTCTATTTTTGATTTTTAA
- the gerQ gene encoding spore coat protein GerQ → MTQNGNNPTGAKGTPAYNYPYYTPYPTPGTYPMTPPTFSGGYPTNGVTLSKSQTGIDVPGMLPTEQSYVENILRLNKGKQATVYMTFENNTQWNAKVFKGIIEAAGRDHIILSNPNTGRRYLLLMVYLDYITFDEELQYDITFG, encoded by the coding sequence ATGACTCAAAACGGAAACAACCCAACAGGGGCTAAGGGAACCCCAGCGTACAATTATCCCTACTATACTCCATACCCTACACCCGGAACTTATCCAATGACACCACCTACATTTAGTGGAGGTTACCCAACGAATGGGGTGACCTTGTCTAAGTCACAAACTGGGATTGATGTACCTGGTATGCTTCCGACAGAACAATCCTATGTTGAAAACATCCTACGCCTAAATAAAGGAAAGCAAGCTACTGTTTACATGACATTCGAAAATAACACCCAATGGAACGCCAAAGTCTTTAAAGGAATTATTGAAGCAGCAGGTAGAGATCATATCATTTTAAGCAATCCAAACACAGGTAGAAGATATCTACTTCTTATGGTTTATCTTGATTACATTACCTTTGATGAAGAGCTCCAATATGACATTACCTTTGGATGA
- a CDS encoding amino acid ABC transporter ATP-binding protein yields MIHVKDIRKSFGDHEVLKGITTDVKKEEVVVVIGPSGSGKSTFLRCLNFLETVQSGSIEILGEEWNTPKADLNKLRTEVGMVFQQFHLFPNKKVIDNIALAPMQVRKWRKEQAYEKSLELLRKVGLEEKAYAHPDSLSGGQKQRVAIARALAMEPKIMLFDEPTSALDPEMVGEVLAVMKNLAKEGMTMVVVTHEMGFAREVGDRVLFMDEGMIIEEGIPSQIFDTPQHQRTQSFLSKVLH; encoded by the coding sequence ATGATTCATGTAAAAGATATTAGAAAAAGTTTTGGTGATCATGAAGTTCTTAAGGGGATCACAACTGACGTGAAAAAAGAAGAAGTGGTAGTAGTTATAGGTCCATCTGGATCAGGTAAGTCAACTTTTCTTCGTTGTTTGAATTTTTTAGAAACGGTTCAGTCTGGTTCAATAGAAATTTTAGGGGAAGAGTGGAATACTCCTAAAGCTGATTTAAACAAGTTAAGGACTGAAGTTGGAATGGTGTTTCAACAGTTTCACCTTTTTCCAAATAAAAAAGTAATTGATAATATAGCATTGGCTCCCATGCAGGTCCGCAAATGGAGAAAGGAACAAGCTTATGAAAAGTCTCTGGAACTTCTTAGAAAAGTAGGATTGGAAGAAAAGGCCTATGCCCATCCTGATTCTTTATCTGGTGGGCAAAAGCAACGTGTAGCAATCGCGCGTGCCTTAGCAATGGAACCTAAAATTATGCTTTTCGATGAACCTACATCTGCTCTTGATCCGGAAATGGTAGGAGAAGTTCTTGCTGTCATGAAAAATCTTGCCAAAGAGGGGATGACTATGGTAGTCGTTACCCATGAGATGGGATTTGCTAGAGAAGTAGGAGATCGTGTTTTGTTTATGGATGAGGGCATGATTATTGAAGAAGGAATTCCTTCTCAAATTTTCGATACCCCACAACATCAAAGAACCCAATCCTTTTTAAGCAAAGTTCTCCATTAA
- the hemQ gene encoding hydrogen peroxide-dependent heme synthase, which produces MSEPAKTLDGWYSLHDFRTIDWMSWKNASKEERQAALDDLQSMVAKWNETQGQKEGSHVIYSIVGQKADIMFMILRPTMEELNLIENEFNKSKFAEYTIPSYSYVSVVELSNYLPTDKDPNEDPEIQARLKPILPRWEHVCFYPMDKRRQGEDNWYMLPMKDRGQLMRSHGMIGRQYAGKVRQIITGSVGFDDWEWGVTLFAHDVLQFKKLVYEMRFDEVSARYGEFGPFYVGNLLKDEDIPSFFSI; this is translated from the coding sequence ATGAGTGAACCGGCAAAAACCTTAGATGGTTGGTATTCCCTTCATGATTTTCGCACAATAGATTGGATGTCTTGGAAAAACGCATCCAAAGAAGAAAGACAAGCTGCATTAGATGACCTTCAAAGTATGGTAGCAAAATGGAATGAAACTCAAGGTCAAAAAGAAGGAAGTCATGTGATTTATTCGATTGTCGGCCAAAAAGCCGATATCATGTTTATGATTCTTCGACCAACGATGGAAGAGCTAAATCTAATCGAGAATGAGTTTAACAAATCCAAATTTGCTGAGTATACTATTCCTTCTTATTCTTACGTTTCTGTCGTTGAATTATCCAACTACTTACCAACAGATAAAGACCCTAACGAAGATCCGGAAATTCAAGCGCGCTTAAAACCGATTTTACCAAGATGGGAGCATGTTTGTTTTTATCCAATGGACAAACGCCGTCAAGGAGAAGATAACTGGTATATGCTTCCAATGAAAGACCGCGGACAGCTTATGCGATCTCACGGTATGATTGGTCGCCAATATGCCGGTAAGGTTCGTCAAATTATTACAGGATCTGTTGGTTTTGACGATTGGGAATGGGGAGTTACATTATTTGCCCACGATGTTCTCCAATTTAAAAAATTGGTCTATGAAATGCGCTTTGATGAAGTAAGTGCACGCTATGGGGAATTCGGACCGTTTTATGTTGGAAACTTATTAAAAGATGAAGATATCCCCTCTTTCTTCTCTATATAA
- a CDS encoding amino acid ABC transporter permease: MDFRWDIIVEYLPFFLQGAALTIGISLAGILIGSVIGLFVTFGRMAHKWFIRLPFVWYINFLRGTPVLVQLFLVHYGVVPVLFSNGTAVTSAIITLSLNSSAYLAEIFRAGIESIDKGQTEAARSLGLTHRQAMRHIILPQALRRMVPPIGNEFIMLIKESSLAGILAAGELMYWGRAAVGQHLRVWEPYLTVALLYLVIVLGLTYLLQWVERRWAK, encoded by the coding sequence ATGGACTTTCGATGGGATATTATTGTTGAATATTTACCATTTTTTCTACAGGGTGCTGCGTTAACTATAGGGATATCGTTAGCCGGTATTTTAATTGGTTCAGTCATTGGATTATTTGTTACTTTCGGAAGAATGGCGCATAAATGGTTTATAAGACTTCCCTTTGTTTGGTATATTAATTTTTTACGAGGAACACCTGTCTTGGTTCAACTATTTCTCGTTCACTATGGTGTAGTTCCAGTTTTATTCTCTAATGGAACAGCCGTAACGTCTGCTATTATCACGTTAAGCTTAAACTCGTCTGCCTATTTAGCAGAAATTTTCCGTGCCGGAATTGAATCTATTGATAAGGGTCAAACAGAGGCCGCAAGATCGCTGGGATTAACACATAGACAAGCTATGAGGCATATTATACTTCCGCAAGCATTAAGACGTATGGTTCCACCAATCGGAAATGAGTTTATCATGTTAATTAAAGAGTCTTCCTTAGCGGGTATTTTGGCGGCTGGTGAACTCATGTACTGGGGAAGAGCGGCTGTCGGCCAGCATTTAAGAGTATGGGAGCCATATCTTACAGTAGCCCTTCTTTATTTAGTGATTGTCCTAGGACTAACATATCTATTGCAATGGGTGGAAAGGAGATGGGCTAAATAA
- a CDS encoding peptidoglycan DD-metalloendopeptidase family protein has protein sequence MKKKSRFRGSWTIIVMSGAEKRSLTFKIPKLLVASLLLMFFSISIGLFTTYNYADQLGQKNAELSKELEGKLSELTAIQEDQDSLILQAVKTQEKIEQLEQLENQMNVIVTSLDSNGMGGEEIKIEQLSLSDEADGQIKQYASIESRLPDLVKQYENTLAELETVQKDLTVIPSIWPTTANRISSDFGARHDPFTSVSAIHEGIDVAGPYGTPIFAAADGIVIYSARRGSYGNLIIIKHNNQYTTKYGHLNKSLVDVGDKVTKGQLIAEMGSTGRSTGPHLHYEIIKNGKNIDPMPYMIIRMKEN, from the coding sequence TTGAAGAAAAAAAGTAGATTTCGTGGAAGTTGGACGATTATTGTAATGTCAGGTGCAGAAAAACGTTCACTTACCTTCAAGATTCCAAAACTGCTTGTAGCTTCATTGTTACTAATGTTTTTTTCAATAAGTATCGGCTTGTTTACTACTTATAATTACGCTGATCAACTTGGACAAAAAAATGCAGAATTGTCAAAGGAACTTGAAGGAAAACTTAGTGAGCTGACTGCAATTCAAGAAGACCAAGATTCATTAATCCTACAAGCTGTTAAAACTCAAGAAAAAATCGAACAACTTGAACAATTAGAAAATCAAATGAATGTTATTGTTACCTCTCTGGATTCCAATGGAATGGGAGGAGAAGAGATTAAGATTGAACAATTGTCCTTGTCAGATGAAGCAGATGGACAAATTAAGCAATATGCTAGTATTGAGAGTAGATTGCCTGATTTAGTTAAGCAATATGAAAATACTCTAGCTGAGTTAGAAACAGTTCAAAAAGACTTAACTGTCATCCCATCCATTTGGCCAACTACTGCTAATCGTATTTCTTCTGATTTTGGTGCGCGTCATGATCCATTTACATCTGTCTCAGCTATTCATGAGGGAATAGACGTGGCTGGACCATATGGTACTCCTATTTTTGCTGCAGCAGATGGTATTGTCATTTACTCTGCAAGACGAGGCAGCTACGGGAACCTAATTATAATCAAGCACAACAATCAATATACAACAAAATACGGTCATTTAAACAAAAGTCTCGTAGACGTTGGAGACAAAGTAACAAAGGGGCAACTTATTGCAGAAATGGGTTCAACTGGTCGAAGTACTGGTCCTCATCTCCATTATGAAATTATCAAAAATGGAAAGAACATTGATCCTATGCCTTATATGATTATTAGAATGAAAGAAAACTAA